One genomic segment of Burkholderia multivorans ATCC BAA-247 includes these proteins:
- a CDS encoding LacI family DNA-binding transcriptional regulator — protein MSDVARLAGVSKMTVSRVLADRSVSAATRERVQRAIEQLGYVADAAAGALSSGRSEFVAVLVPSLSSSNFSDTVQGLTEALEPHGLQLLIGDTDYSLEREERLVRQLLRYQPRAIALTGAQHTDTTRQLLERTDVPIVEMWDWPADPVDRVVGFSNAKAAREMVRYLAGKGHRRIGFLAGAGDLDRRGLERLRGYQQEMKALGLAPRVVRLGDAPVTMSHGGPAMAALLAQWPDTQAVMCVSDMSAFGAIMECHRRGLAVPDDIAIAGFGNFEVASCCHPTITTMSVDALGIGRRTGEMLLAALDAGDADAAESARVAKKVRIEYGIVERDSA, from the coding sequence ATGTCCGACGTCGCGCGCCTGGCCGGCGTGTCGAAGATGACCGTCTCGCGCGTGCTTGCCGATCGCAGCGTGTCGGCGGCAACGCGCGAGCGCGTGCAGCGCGCGATCGAGCAGCTCGGCTACGTGGCCGATGCGGCGGCCGGCGCGCTGTCGTCCGGGCGTTCGGAGTTCGTCGCGGTGCTGGTGCCGTCGCTGTCGAGTTCGAACTTCTCGGATACGGTGCAGGGCCTGACCGAGGCGCTCGAACCGCACGGCCTGCAGCTGCTCATCGGCGACACCGATTATTCGCTCGAGCGCGAGGAACGTCTGGTGCGCCAGCTGCTGCGCTATCAGCCGCGTGCGATCGCGCTGACGGGCGCGCAGCATACCGACACGACGCGGCAACTGCTCGAGCGCACGGACGTGCCGATCGTCGAGATGTGGGACTGGCCGGCCGATCCGGTCGATCGCGTCGTCGGCTTCTCGAACGCGAAGGCCGCGCGCGAAATGGTGCGCTACCTCGCGGGCAAAGGACATCGGCGTATCGGCTTTCTCGCGGGCGCCGGCGATCTCGACCGGCGCGGCCTCGAGCGGCTGCGCGGCTATCAGCAGGAGATGAAGGCGCTCGGCCTCGCTCCGCGCGTCGTGCGGCTCGGCGATGCGCCCGTGACGATGAGTCACGGCGGCCCCGCGATGGCCGCGCTGCTCGCGCAATGGCCGGACACGCAGGCGGTGATGTGCGTCAGCGACATGTCGGCATTCGGCGCGATCATGGAGTGTCATCGGCGCGGGCTCGCGGTGCCGGACGACATCGCGATCGCCGGCTTCGGCAATTTCGAGGTCGCGTCGTGCTGCCATCCGACGATCACGACGATGTCCGTCGACGCACTCGGCATCGGGCGCCGTACCGGCGAGATGCTGCTCGCGGCGCTCGACGCGGGCGACGCCGACGCCGCGGAATCGGCGCGCGTCGCGAAGAAGGTGCGGATCGAGTACGGCATCGTCGAGCGCGACAGCGCGTAG
- a CDS encoding LysR substrate-binding domain-containing protein: protein MRKLPPLSALRAFEAAARRGGFKAAAEELNVTPTAISHQIRQLEDWLGVKLFERRTRSVRLTEGGTALFPALRDGLDSFERAIETTRNLDGGKVATLTSTVAFTAKCLAARAGGFRAAYPDWTLRLDATNAIVDLDRSADASIRYGPGYYAGLVSELLFKDHFAPVCRPHLAIATAQDLQRATLIHFDWGAPVRDDPRAITWAHWLDAARMSAIDPNAGLRFNDEIHAMQATLAGQGVGLISLTLVADELANGTLVQPFDLALESFQYDLVYSPRSASRHATGILKSWVRGEFADAHARVSGCGVPCEAAED, encoded by the coding sequence ATGCGCAAACTCCCTCCCCTGAGCGCGCTGCGCGCGTTCGAAGCCGCGGCGCGGCGCGGCGGCTTCAAGGCCGCGGCCGAGGAGCTCAACGTCACGCCGACCGCGATCAGCCACCAGATCCGCCAGCTCGAGGACTGGCTCGGCGTGAAGCTGTTCGAGCGCCGCACGCGCAGCGTGCGATTGACCGAAGGCGGCACCGCGCTGTTTCCGGCGCTGCGCGACGGGCTCGACAGCTTCGAGCGCGCAATCGAAACGACGCGAAACCTCGACGGCGGCAAGGTGGCGACACTGACCTCGACCGTCGCGTTCACGGCCAAATGTCTCGCCGCGCGCGCGGGCGGTTTCCGCGCCGCGTATCCGGACTGGACGCTGCGGCTCGATGCGACCAACGCGATCGTCGATCTCGACCGGTCCGCCGACGCGTCGATCCGGTACGGTCCCGGCTACTATGCGGGGCTCGTGTCGGAGCTGCTGTTCAAGGATCATTTCGCGCCGGTGTGCCGCCCGCATCTGGCGATCGCGACCGCGCAGGACTTGCAGCGCGCGACGTTGATTCACTTCGACTGGGGCGCGCCCGTTCGCGACGATCCGCGCGCGATCACGTGGGCGCACTGGCTCGACGCGGCGAGGATGTCGGCCATCGATCCGAACGCGGGGCTGCGGTTCAACGACGAGATTCATGCGATGCAGGCGACGCTCGCCGGACAGGGTGTCGGCCTGATCAGCCTGACGCTCGTGGCCGACGAACTCGCCAACGGTACGCTCGTACAGCCGTTCGATCTCGCGCTGGAGAGTTTTCAGTACGACCTCGTCTACAGCCCGCGGTCCGCGAGCCGACACGCGACCGGGATATTGAAAAGCTGGGTGCGCGGGGAATTTGCGGACGCGCATGCGCGGGTGTCGGGTTGCGGCGTGCCGTGCGAGGCCGCGGAGGATTGA
- a CDS encoding fumarylacetoacetate hydrolase family protein: MNTLPVSACLPTDLDDALLVGRVWRRDGAHAGPSVVVVRRGEVFDITRTVPTTADLFDRADLLDVVRHAAGESLGRADALLAATRDGSGAGPTLLAPCDVQAIKACGVTFAVSLVERVIEEQAGGDPAKARAVRDTISSVIGADLSKIRPGSDAAMRLKDELQRRGAWSQYLEVGIGPDAEVFSKSQPMSAVGFGADVGLLPASVWNNPEPEIVLAVNARGEIVGATLGNDVNLRDIEGRSALLLGKCKDNNASCAIGPFVRVFDARFTLDSVRSASVSLRVEGADDGFVLDGISHMREISRDPTDLVAQTYGAHHQYPDGFMLFLGTMFSPIADRDTPGGGFTHHVGDVVTISAPQLGALVNTVKRCTEVAPWTFGVRALYRNLAQRGLLGAQ, from the coding sequence ATGAATACGCTTCCTGTTTCCGCTTGTCTGCCGACCGATCTCGACGACGCGCTGCTCGTCGGACGCGTGTGGCGCCGCGATGGCGCGCACGCGGGGCCGAGCGTCGTCGTCGTGAGGCGCGGCGAGGTGTTCGACATCACGCGCACGGTGCCGACGACGGCCGATCTGTTCGACCGCGCGGATCTGCTCGACGTCGTGCGCCATGCGGCCGGCGAATCGCTCGGTCGCGCCGACGCGCTGCTCGCCGCGACGCGCGACGGCAGCGGCGCGGGCCCGACGCTGCTCGCGCCGTGCGACGTGCAGGCGATCAAGGCATGCGGCGTGACGTTCGCGGTGAGCCTCGTCGAGCGCGTGATCGAGGAGCAGGCGGGCGGCGATCCGGCGAAGGCGCGCGCGGTACGCGACACGATCAGCAGCGTGATCGGCGCGGATCTGTCGAAGATCCGGCCGGGCTCCGATGCCGCGATGCGGCTGAAGGACGAACTGCAGCGGCGCGGCGCGTGGTCCCAGTATCTGGAAGTCGGCATCGGCCCCGACGCCGAGGTGTTCTCGAAATCGCAGCCGATGTCGGCGGTCGGTTTCGGCGCGGACGTCGGATTGCTGCCGGCATCGGTCTGGAACAACCCGGAGCCCGAGATCGTGCTCGCGGTCAACGCGCGCGGCGAGATCGTCGGCGCGACGCTCGGCAACGACGTGAATCTGCGCGACATCGAGGGGCGCTCGGCGCTGCTGCTCGGCAAGTGCAAGGACAACAACGCGTCGTGCGCGATCGGCCCGTTCGTGCGCGTGTTCGATGCGCGCTTTACGCTCGATTCGGTGCGCAGCGCGAGCGTGTCGCTGCGCGTCGAAGGCGCGGACGACGGCTTCGTGCTCGACGGCATCAGCCACATGCGCGAGATCAGCCGCGATCCGACCGATCTCGTCGCGCAAACGTATGGCGCGCATCATCAGTATCCGGACGGCTTCATGCTGTTTCTCGGCACGATGTTCTCGCCGATCGCGGATCGCGACACGCCGGGCGGCGGCTTCACGCACCACGTCGGCGACGTGGTAACGATCTCGGCGCCGCAGCTCGGTGCGCTCGTCAATACGGTCAAGCGATGCACGGAGGTCGCGCCGTGGACGTTCGGCGTGCGCGCGCTCTATCGCAACCTCGCGCAGCGCGGGCTGCTGGGTGCGCAGTAA
- a CDS encoding MFS transporter — protein sequence MPILTETAASAAPVDETEERVYRKVLRRVLPLLLLCYVVAYLDRVNVGFAKLQMLDSLGLSDTIYAVGASIFFWGYFLFEIPSNLLLHRYGARFWIARIMITWGIVSSSLAFIAPLARFFHVEASTMFYILRFLLGACEAGFFPGVILYMNYWFPARRQSTAMSGFLIAIPVSLTLGGIVSGWLMENTHGLLGLGGWQWMLLLEGIPSILVAFVVLAFMGDGIASAKWLSASEKALLQRNLEQESTRKTHSIGAAFRNPHVWLLTFILLTFNTGFYGLAFWLPSIIRASGVQSPLSIGLLTAIPYLSAVVAMLWNAAHSRRTGERRLHAAIPAGIGGVGLMLSAFFASNVPLSILFLTISTCAILGLMPIYWTFPGQILAGTAAAAGIALINSIGNLSGFTGSMITSVAKNLTGNINNGTYALGACLLVSCVLILAIPKRLLDNRVDERE from the coding sequence ATGCCCATACTCACCGAGACCGCGGCATCGGCCGCGCCTGTCGACGAAACCGAAGAGCGCGTCTATCGCAAGGTGCTGCGCCGCGTGCTGCCGCTCTTGCTGCTCTGCTACGTGGTCGCGTACCTCGACCGCGTCAACGTCGGTTTCGCGAAGCTGCAGATGCTCGATTCGCTCGGCCTCAGCGATACCATCTACGCCGTCGGCGCCAGCATCTTCTTCTGGGGATACTTTCTGTTCGAAATCCCGAGCAATCTGTTGCTGCATCGCTACGGCGCGCGGTTCTGGATCGCGCGGATCATGATCACGTGGGGCATCGTCTCGTCGTCGCTTGCGTTCATCGCGCCGCTCGCGCGGTTCTTTCACGTCGAAGCGTCGACGATGTTCTACATCCTGCGGTTCCTGCTCGGTGCATGCGAGGCCGGTTTCTTTCCGGGCGTGATCCTGTACATGAACTATTGGTTCCCTGCGCGCCGCCAGAGCACCGCGATGTCCGGCTTCCTGATCGCGATTCCGGTGAGCCTCACGCTCGGCGGCATCGTCTCCGGCTGGCTGATGGAAAACACGCACGGGCTGCTCGGCCTCGGCGGCTGGCAGTGGATGCTGCTGCTCGAGGGCATTCCGTCGATTCTCGTCGCGTTCGTCGTGCTCGCGTTCATGGGCGACGGCATCGCGTCCGCCAAGTGGCTGTCCGCGAGCGAAAAGGCGCTGCTGCAGCGCAATCTCGAACAGGAAAGCACGCGCAAGACGCACAGCATCGGCGCGGCGTTTCGCAATCCGCACGTCTGGCTGCTCACGTTCATTCTGCTCACGTTCAACACGGGCTTTTACGGGCTCGCATTCTGGTTGCCGTCGATCATTCGCGCGTCGGGCGTGCAAAGCCCGCTGAGCATCGGGCTGCTGACCGCGATTCCGTATCTGAGCGCCGTCGTCGCGATGCTGTGGAATGCCGCGCATTCGCGCCGTACCGGCGAGCGGCGGCTGCATGCGGCGATTCCGGCCGGCATCGGCGGCGTCGGACTGATGCTCAGCGCGTTCTTCGCGAGCAACGTGCCGCTGTCGATCCTGTTCCTGACGATCTCGACCTGCGCGATCCTCGGCCTGATGCCGATCTACTGGACGTTCCCCGGCCAGATTCTCGCCGGCACGGCCGCCGCGGCCGGCATCGCGCTGATCAACTCGATCGGCAACCTGTCCGGTTTCACCGGCTCGATGATTACGAGCGTCGCGAAAAACCTGACCGGCAACATCAACAACGGCACGTATGCGCTCGGCGCGTGCCTGCTCGTCAGCTGCGTGCTGATTCTCGCGATTCCGAAACGGCTGCTCGACAACCGCGTCGACGAGCGGGAGTGA
- a CDS encoding RidA family protein codes for MKIEQVHTNPDPYAPFLLSQAIRVGDFVFVSGQPAIGEDGEIDGPGDFDRQAERAFGNLARVLQAAGSGMDRVVKTTVFLSSMSYLDKMVDVRRKWFTAPYPAESLVEVSALFSPDALIEVEAIAVVSDSRSAG; via the coding sequence ATGAAAATCGAGCAAGTCCACACGAATCCGGACCCTTATGCGCCGTTCCTATTATCACAGGCAATCCGTGTCGGCGACTTCGTATTCGTTTCCGGCCAGCCGGCGATCGGCGAGGATGGCGAGATCGACGGGCCGGGCGACTTCGACCGTCAGGCCGAGCGCGCGTTCGGCAATCTCGCACGCGTGCTGCAGGCGGCCGGCTCCGGCATGGATCGCGTCGTGAAGACGACCGTATTCCTGTCGTCGATGTCGTATCTCGACAAGATGGTCGATGTTCGGCGGAAATGGTTTACCGCGCCGTATCCGGCGGAGAGCCTCGTCGAGGTGTCCGCGCTGTTTTCGCCGGATGCGCTGATCGAAGTCGAAGCGATTGCGGTCGTCTCGGATTCGAGGTCGGCCGGGTGA
- a CDS encoding HD domain-containing protein encodes MQTNGSIDAVIPDSQLAREVTQLIRDTEGELLFNHSARVYLWGALLGQRRNIVFDPELLYVASMFHDIGLTSAYRDSRLRFEVDGANAARDFLRSHRISDADIEKVWTAVALHTTPGIPEHMHGEIALVQAGAGMDVAGRGFEQFTDEQRAAVVAAYPREADFANKMIDAFYDGMKHRPETTFGTFNDDFLAHKDPRFVRVNMCSVMLNSRWVCDCH; translated from the coding sequence GTGCAGACGAATGGATCGATCGACGCCGTGATCCCCGACAGCCAGCTGGCGCGCGAGGTCACGCAACTCATCCGCGACACCGAGGGCGAATTGCTGTTCAACCACTCGGCGCGCGTATACCTGTGGGGCGCACTGCTCGGACAACGCCGGAACATCGTGTTCGATCCCGAACTGCTCTATGTTGCGTCAATGTTCCACGACATCGGGCTGACGTCCGCCTATCGCGACAGCCGGCTTCGCTTCGAAGTGGACGGCGCCAATGCGGCGCGCGATTTCCTTCGGAGCCATCGCATCTCGGACGCGGACATCGAGAAGGTGTGGACCGCTGTTGCGCTGCACACGACGCCGGGCATTCCGGAGCACATGCACGGCGAAATTGCGCTCGTGCAGGCCGGCGCGGGTATGGACGTGGCCGGACGCGGCTTCGAGCAGTTCACCGACGAGCAGCGCGCGGCGGTGGTCGCCGCGTATCCGCGCGAAGCCGATTTTGCGAACAAGATGATCGACGCGTTCTACGACGGGATGAAGCACCGTCCGGAAACGACGTTCGGCACCTTCAACGACGACTTTCTTGCACACAAGGATCCTCGGTTCGTCAGGGTGAATATGTGCAGCGTCATGCTGAATTCGCGCTGGGTGTGCGATTGCCACTGA
- a CDS encoding IlvD/Edd family dehydratase, whose product MTQSPRRLRSQEWFDDPSHADMTALYVERFMNYGLTREELQSGRPIIGIAQTGSDLAPCNRHHIALAERVKAGIRDAGGIPMEFPVHPLAEQSRRPTAALDRNLAYLGLVEILHGFPLDGVVLTTGCDKTTPACLMAAATVDLPAIVLSGGPMLDGWHEGKRVGSGTVIWHARNLLAAGEIDYEGFMRLTTASSPSIGHCNTMGTALSMNCLAEALGMSLPGCASIPAAYRERGQMAYATGKRIVDLVRDDVRPSQIMTRDAFENAIVVASALGASTNCPPHLIAIARHMGVELSLADWQRVGEQVPLLANCMPAGEYLGESFHRAGGVPAILRQLDAAGLIHRGCMTVSGRTIADIVAAAPAADGDVIRPHDAPLKHGAGFIVLSGNFFDSAIMKMSVVGDAFRRTYLSEPGAENVFEARAIVFDGPEDYRARINDPALAIDERCILVIRGCGTVGYPGSAEVVNMAPPAELVKRGVESLPCMGDGRQSGTSASPSILNMSPEAAAGGGLALLRTNDRIRVDLNARRVDVLVPDDELAHRRESAEFQVPPSQTPWQELYRQFVGQLSTGGCLEPATLYLKVIAERGEPRHSH is encoded by the coding sequence ATGACGCAATCCCCGCGCAGGCTGCGCAGCCAGGAGTGGTTCGACGATCCGTCGCATGCCGACATGACGGCGCTCTATGTCGAGCGATTCATGAACTACGGTCTCACGCGCGAAGAGCTGCAATCGGGCCGGCCGATCATCGGCATCGCGCAGACGGGCAGCGACCTCGCGCCGTGCAACCGTCACCACATCGCGCTCGCCGAGCGCGTGAAGGCCGGCATTCGCGACGCCGGCGGCATTCCGATGGAATTCCCGGTGCATCCGCTCGCCGAGCAAAGCCGGCGTCCGACCGCCGCGCTCGACCGCAATCTCGCCTATCTCGGCCTCGTCGAAATCCTGCACGGCTTTCCGCTCGACGGCGTCGTGCTGACCACCGGTTGCGACAAGACGACGCCCGCCTGCCTGATGGCGGCCGCGACAGTCGATCTGCCGGCGATCGTGCTGTCCGGCGGCCCGATGCTCGACGGCTGGCACGAAGGCAAGCGCGTCGGCTCGGGCACCGTGATCTGGCATGCACGCAATCTGCTCGCGGCCGGCGAAATCGACTACGAAGGGTTCATGCGCCTGACGACCGCATCGTCGCCATCGATCGGACACTGCAACACGATGGGCACCGCGCTCTCGATGAACTGTCTGGCCGAGGCGCTCGGCATGTCGCTGCCCGGCTGCGCGAGCATACCGGCCGCGTATCGCGAGCGCGGGCAGATGGCGTATGCGACCGGCAAGCGCATCGTCGATCTGGTTCGCGACGACGTGCGCCCGTCGCAGATCATGACGCGCGACGCGTTCGAGAATGCGATCGTCGTCGCGTCGGCGCTCGGTGCGTCGACGAACTGTCCGCCGCACCTGATTGCGATTGCGCGGCACATGGGCGTCGAGCTGAGCCTCGCCGACTGGCAGCGCGTCGGCGAACAGGTGCCGCTGCTCGCCAACTGCATGCCGGCCGGCGAATATCTGGGCGAGAGCTTCCATCGCGCGGGCGGCGTGCCCGCGATCCTGCGGCAGCTCGACGCCGCCGGACTGATTCATCGCGGCTGCATGACCGTGTCGGGCCGCACGATCGCCGACATCGTGGCGGCGGCACCGGCCGCGGACGGCGACGTGATCCGGCCGCACGATGCGCCGCTGAAGCACGGCGCGGGCTTCATCGTGCTGTCGGGCAACTTCTTCGACAGCGCGATCATGAAGATGTCCGTCGTCGGCGACGCGTTCCGCCGCACGTATCTGAGCGAACCGGGCGCGGAAAACGTCTTCGAGGCGCGTGCGATCGTGTTCGACGGCCCCGAGGACTATCGTGCGCGGATCAACGATCCGGCGCTCGCGATCGACGAGCGATGCATCCTCGTGATCCGCGGCTGCGGGACGGTCGGCTATCCGGGCAGTGCGGAGGTCGTCAACATGGCGCCGCCGGCGGAGCTCGTCAAGCGCGGTGTCGAATCGCTGCCCTGCATGGGCGACGGCCGCCAGAGCGGCACGTCGGCGAGCCCGTCGATCCTCAACATGTCGCCGGAAGCGGCGGCGGGCGGCGGCCTCGCGCTGCTGCGCACGAACGACCGGATTCGCGTCGATCTGAACGCGCGGCGCGTCGACGTGCTGGTGCCGGACGACGAGCTGGCGCACCGCCGCGAATCCGCCGAATTCCAGGTGCCGCCGTCGCAAACGCCTTGGCAGGAACTGTATCGACAGTTCGTCGGGCAACTGTCGACCGGCGGCTGCCTCGAGCCCGCGACCTTGTATCTGAAGGTGATAGCCGAGCGCGGCGAGCCGCGTCATTCCCATTGA
- a CDS encoding PLP-dependent aminotransferase family protein, producing the protein MTTLSIGLDRSGRTSLSAQIYGSIRDAIESGKLASGARLPSWSDLAAQLGVSRGTVRAAYERLIDEQFAIGLGAAGTRVAERPAVPVAAGWSPEAPPLPDLFAGFGNAPLPFQMGVPSQAAFPFKLWSRVQARAARRASAAPVGYPDPRGDPDLRREIAAYLAVARGLRCSPSQVFITAGFSGALGLAIRGLGVEGRHAWIEDPGFPLTRTALGLAGMTVAAVPVDADGLDVDAGIRDTNDAALAVVTPGQQAPLGVTMSLARRIALLAWARQNDAWIVEDDYLSELQLTGRAAPALASLDQDGRVLHIGSFSKTLSPALRLGFLVVPPDIARRFGDVAACLAPAPAACAQHAVTEFIQDGHYLRHLRRMKRLYAAHREALLRCLNEQRSTAIAVQATAGMAVVTALPADVSDVDIAMRARACGLSPVPLSPWYMGAARQQGLLLGVTNLNHSTLADDCRRLLALVREHR; encoded by the coding sequence ATGACGACGCTCTCCATTGGCCTCGACCGCTCCGGACGCACGTCGCTGTCCGCCCAGATCTACGGCTCGATCCGCGATGCGATCGAGTCCGGCAAGCTCGCTTCGGGCGCACGGCTGCCATCGTGGTCCGATCTGGCCGCGCAGCTCGGCGTGTCGCGCGGCACCGTCCGCGCCGCTTACGAGCGCCTGATCGACGAGCAGTTCGCGATCGGGCTCGGCGCCGCGGGCACGCGCGTCGCCGAGCGTCCCGCGGTGCCGGTCGCGGCCGGCTGGTCGCCGGAGGCGCCGCCCCTTCCCGACCTGTTCGCCGGATTCGGCAACGCACCGCTGCCGTTTCAGATGGGCGTGCCGTCGCAGGCGGCGTTTCCGTTCAAGCTTTGGTCGCGCGTGCAGGCGCGCGCGGCGCGGCGCGCATCGGCGGCGCCGGTCGGCTACCCCGACCCGCGCGGCGATCCGGACCTGCGCAGGGAAATCGCCGCCTATCTCGCCGTCGCGCGCGGTCTTCGCTGCAGTCCGTCGCAGGTATTCATCACGGCGGGGTTCTCGGGCGCGCTGGGCCTCGCGATCCGCGGGCTCGGAGTGGAAGGCCGACACGCGTGGATCGAAGACCCCGGCTTTCCGCTCACGCGGACGGCGCTCGGTCTGGCCGGCATGACGGTCGCCGCGGTGCCGGTGGACGCGGACGGACTCGATGTAGACGCCGGCATCCGGGATACGAACGACGCGGCGCTGGCCGTCGTCACGCCCGGCCAGCAGGCCCCGCTCGGCGTGACGATGTCGCTGGCGCGGCGGATTGCGCTGCTTGCATGGGCACGACAAAACGACGCGTGGATCGTCGAAGACGACTATCTGAGCGAGCTTCAGTTGACCGGGCGTGCGGCGCCCGCGCTTGCGTCGCTCGATCAGGACGGGCGCGTGCTGCATATCGGCAGCTTCAGCAAGACGCTGAGCCCCGCGCTGCGTCTCGGTTTTCTCGTCGTGCCGCCGGACATCGCGCGGCGCTTCGGCGACGTTGCAGCGTGCCTCGCACCCGCGCCGGCCGCATGCGCGCAGCACGCAGTGACGGAGTTCATCCAGGACGGACACTATCTTCGGCATTTGCGCCGAATGAAGCGGCTGTACGCAGCGCATCGCGAGGCGCTGCTACGCTGTCTGAACGAGCAGCGTTCGACTGCGATCGCGGTTCAGGCGACGGCCGGCATGGCCGTGGTGACGGCGCTGCCGGCCGACGTGTCGGACGTCGATATCGCGATGCGTGCCCGCGCATGCGGGCTGTCCCCGGTCCCGCTGTCGCCGTGGTACATGGGCGCTGCGCGCCAGCAGGGCCTGCTGCTCGGCGTGACGAACCTGAACCACAGCACGCTTGCCGACGATTGTCGCCGCCTGCTCGCGCTGGTTCGCGAGCATCGCTGA